In Carya illinoinensis cultivar Pawnee chromosome 7, C.illinoinensisPawnee_v1, whole genome shotgun sequence, the following are encoded in one genomic region:
- the LOC122315482 gene encoding protein PHOTOSYSTEM I ASSEMBLY 2, chloroplastic, whose amino-acid sequence MAELSLCCNSLTPRALPPPVQHPRSSPRIPTGGLEQRRGTRAAFAAKPSGFSLNSISKSCQTCRGKGAIECPGCKGTGKNKKNGNIFERWKCFDCQGFGLKSCPSCGQGGLTPEQRGER is encoded by the exons ATGGCCGAGCTCTCTCTGTGTTGCAATAGCTTGACTCCCCGAGCACTACCACCACCAGTTCAGCATCCTCGGTCGAGTCCAAGGATACCTACAGGTGGCTTAGAGCAAAGACGTGGAACAAGAGCAGCGTTTGCAGCTAAACCTAGTGGATTTTCGCTTAATTCG ATCTCGAAAAGTTGCCAAACATGTAGAGGAAAAGGTGCTATAGAATGTCCCGGCTGCAAG GGAACaggaaaaaataagaagaatggAAATATTTTTGAGCGCTGGAA ATGTTTTGACTGCCAAGGATTCGGGCTAAAGAGTTGCCCTAGCTGTGGGCAGGGTGGGCTAACGCCAGAGCAAAGAGGAGAGAGATAA
- the LOC122316436 gene encoding uncharacterized protein LOC122316436 translates to MAAAGGLKGSPASSRPRTFGNMVSQMPIPLPEVVVPVRAPKVLDSDTYIWFSQDELDRSAQPFRYSLVLKFIRQRPSLDTIRAFIRTRGGLNAQPVVSSMKSPRHVFLRFAKEDDYHKAYASEACEIEGSPYRMFKWSTDFSEESEPSLVPVWVVFPGLPPNFYHESYLRNLALPIGTYLRSDNSTRCATRTDGARICIEMDAATKPIDGFWIGVPRAPSSRYQAVFYATLPAYCCKCKMQGHNLSTCKKTDKNPGIDDMGKSRKKRTLEMKITKEGEAGKVEEPAQEKGVRSIKWNVESEAITRHEIGESSGKKGKEVVH, encoded by the coding sequence ATGGCAGCCGCCGGGGGCCTAAAGGGCTCGCCGGCAAGCTCCAGGCCACGGACCTTCGGGAATATGGTCTCGCAAATGCCGATTCCCCTTCCCGAAGTGGTGGTGCCGGTGCGTGCCCCAAAAGTGCTGGACAGCGACACCTATATCTGGTTCTCCCAAGATGAACTGGACCGGTCTGCACAGCCATTCAGGTACTCTCTTGTTCTTAAATTCATTCGGCAACGTCCTTCCTTAGACACTATCCGTGCTTTTATTCGAACTCGGGGGGGTTTAAATGCCCAACCAGTCGTTTCTAGTATGAAATCCCCACGACATGTTTTCCTGAGATTTGCTAAAGAAGATGACTATCATAAGGCCTATGCTAGTGAAGCCTGCGAGATTGAAGGTAGTCCATATAGGATGTTCAAGTGGTCTACGGACTTTTCAGAGGAATCAGAACCATCCTTGGTTCCGGTTTGGGTGGTTTTTCCTGGGCTTCCGCCTAACTTTTATCATGAATCCTACCTTCGAAACCTTGCTCTACCTATTGGTACTTATCTAAGAAGTGATAATAGCACTAGATGTGCCACCCGAACTGATGGAGCTCGGATTTGTATTGAAATGGATGCAGCGACGAAACCGATAGATGGTTTTTGGATTGGTGTTCCTCGGGCCCCTTCAAGTCGATACCAAGCTGTCTTTTATGCAACCTTGCCAGCGTATTGCTGTAAGTGCAAGATGCAGGGCCATAACTTAAGTACTTGcaaaaaaacagataaaaatcCTGGTATAGATGATATGGGAAAGTCTAGAAAGAAACGCACCTTAGAGATGAAAATAACAAAGGAAGGAGAAGCAGGAAAAGTGGAGGAACCAGCACAAGAAAAGGGGGTGAGAAGTATAAAGTGGAATGTTGAATCGGAGGCTATTACAAGGCATGAGATAGGAGAGTCCTCTGGAAAGAAGGGGAAAGAGGTTGTGCATTAG
- the LOC122316437 gene encoding uncharacterized protein LOC122316437, translating to MTLEENQEMQSVAREEPQNKTDTENQAVNQVGELIPVMGPVSLSDSEAIAEPFVNKQCMVRFQNRLEFGGGISNEEAGGKLWVLWNTKVKVTVQSIKGQSISLMVEEKNKQILASFVYAKCSYLDCRRLWEDLSLLSTRITPWIIMGDFNIIRNNDERIGGRPRPTIAMREFNDFIDAVGMIETKFEGNKMSWCNGQQGRARSWARLDRSFINSKLMLEFPGLGMTYLPRQNSDHSSLVVAMEKNDKPYGFSPFKFQNMWTSHELFHDCVRGVWCKDQVGQGMARLANKLKAVKGVLRRWNKEVFGWTNSHIQGLEERICGLEEKLQMGFSEDVELDLLASKAELHTWESREETRLAQQAKQRWLEKGEGNAQFFRALSSRTHRVVREMEIGDNRWLRSPEEVHEGVVEFFKNFLAESHLSPAPNLTSLVEPVVSLAENLNILELPSIQEIKDVVFSIPIDSSPGPDGFGSGFFKACWEILAEDVVAVVHDFFRGNPIPKYFSSSFLVLIPKIENPKSFDKFRLISLCSVFYKTCSKLLVGWLAPLLPRIVSQEQGAFIQGRSILENISLTQEMVQSINKKVRGGNVVLKIDMAKAYDSVAWKFLIQVMAAFGFSEPEILTRLLKKKFQEGKIKPFTHAREVPTISHLLYADDIVIFSNGCKQSIRSISEVLELYEAWSGQRVNKEKSAIFFANHFSASRRRAILNYMGFSEGGLPFKYLGVPIIAGRIKAIHFEELIGKIREKIGGWPARLLSSGARLLLIRHVLSSIPVHLLSVLQVPKSVLSSINKCLSDFFWGYKDGKPKKHWKSWDIMCKPVGKVVWGFVICMKLRKHYT from the exons ATGACGTTGGAGGAAAACCAGGAAATGCAGAGTGTAGCAAGGGAAGAGCCACAAAATAAGACGGATACGGAGAACCAAGCTGTTAACCAAGTGGGGGAATTGATACCTGTCATGGGACCAGTTTCCCTATCTGATTCTGAAG CCATTGCGGAACCTTTTGTCAATAAGCAGTGTATGGTTCGGTTTCAGAATAGACTGGAGTTTGGGGGAGGTATTTCTAATGAGGAGGCTGGAGGAAAATTATGGGTGCTGTGGAATACCAAGGTAAAGGTTACCGTTCAATCCATCAAGGGTCAAAGTATCTCGCTAATGGTTGAAGAGAAGAACAAACAAATCCTCGCATCTTTTGTCTATGCTAAATGTTCATACCTGGATTGTAGAAGACTTTGGGAGGATTTGAGCTTGTTGAGTACTAGAATCACACCTTGGATAATTATGGGAGATTTTAACATTATCCGTAATAATGATGAGAGGATTGGAGGAAGGCCCAGACCGACCATTGCTATGAGGGAATTCAATGATTTTATTGATGCGGTGGGTATGATTGAAACAAAGTTTGAAGGAAATAAGATGTCGTGGTGTAATGGGCAGCAAGGAAGAGCTCGTAGCTGGGCAAGACTGGATCGTTCTTTCATTAACTCGAAACTAATGTTGGAATTTCCAGGTTTGGGGATGACCTATTTGCCTAGGCAAAACTCAGACCATTCCTCGCTAGTGGTGGCCAtggagaaaaatgataaaccgTATGGGTTCAGCCCCTTCAAATTCCAGAATATGTGGACCTCTCATGAGCTATTCCATGACTGTGTGCGAGGTGTTTGGTGTAAGGATCAGGTCGGACAAGGAATGGCTAGGTTGGCAAATAAATTAAAGGCTGTTAAAGGGGTGCTGAGAAGGTGGAACAAGGAGGTTTTTGGTTGGACCAATTCTCATATTCAGGGGCTTGAGGAACGAATATGTGGCCTGGAAGAAAAACTTCAGATGGGATTTTCTGAAGATGTTGAACTGGACCTGTTAGCATCAAAGGCTGAGCTGCATACATGGGAGAGTAGGGAGGAAACGAGGCTTGCCCAACAAGCCAAGCAAAGATGGCTTGAGAAGGGTGAGGGTAATGCCCAATTCTTCCGTGCTCTGTCTTCTAGAACCCATAGGGTGGTAAGGGAGATGGAAATAGGTGATAACAGATGGTTGAGGTCCCCTGAAGAGGTTCATGAGGGTGTTGTTgaatttttcaagaattttctgGCAGAATCCCATTTAAGTCCTGCTCCTAATTTGACTAGTTTAGTTGAACCTGTGGTGAGTTTAGCGGAAAATCTGAATATTCTAGAGCTTCCTTCAATTCAAGAGATAAAAGATGTCGTCTTCTCCATCCCCATTGATAGTAGTCCGGGGCCAGATGGTTTTGGCTCAGGATTCTTTAAAGCCTGTTGGGAGATCCTTGCTGAAGATGTTGTCGCTGTTGTCCATGACTTCTTTAGAGGTAATCCAATcccaaaatatttctcttcttcttttttggtgtTGATTCCAAAGATCGAAAATCCAAAAAGCTTTGACAAGTTTCGCCTCATAAGCCTTTGTtcagttttttataaaacttgttCAAAGCTCTTAGTGGGTTGGTTAGCACCACTGCTACCTCGCATTGTCTCCCAAGAACAAGGAGCTTTTATTCAGGGTAGAAGCATCTTGGAGAATATTAGCTTGACGCAAGAGATGGTTCAGTccattaataaaaaagtaagagGTGGAAATGTAGTTCTTAAAATCGACATGGCTAAGGCATACGACTCTGTTGCCTGGAAATTCCTCATTCAAGTCATGGCAGCCTTTGGTTTCTCTGAACCG GAGATCCTGACAAGACTTTTAAAGAAGAAGTTCCAAGAAGGCAAGATCAAACCTTTTACTCATGCTAGAGAGGTCCCTACTATATCTCATCTCTTGTACGCAGATGAtattgtaatattttcaaatggcTGTAAACAGTCCATTCGGTCCATTTCTGAGGTGCTGGAGTTATATGAAGCTTGGTCTGGCCAGAGGGTGAATAAGGAAAAGTCTGCAATTTTTTTTGCTAATCATTTCTCCGCTTCAAGGCGCAGGGCTATTTTAAATTACATGGGTTTCTCAGAGGGTGGACTGCCTTTTAAATACTTGGGGGTACCTATCATAGCTGGGCGAATAAAGGCCATTCATTTTGAGGAGTTGATTGGAAAAATCAGAGAGAAAATTGGAGGATGGCCGGCGAGATTGTTGTCAAGTGGCGCAAGACTGCTGCTAATTAGACATGTGCTTAGTAGCATTCCAGTTCACCTGTTATCAGTGCTGCAAGTCCCAAAATCTGTCCTCTCCAGCATCAATAAGTGTTTGTCTGATTTTTTCTGGGGCTACAAGGATGGAAAGCCTAAAAAGCATTGGAAATCTTGGGACATTATGTGTAAGCCGGTAGGGAAGGTGGTGTGGGGATTCGTGATTTGCATGAAACTCAGAAAGCACTACACATGA
- the LOC122315483 gene encoding V-type proton ATPase subunit G-like, whose translation MDSFRGQGVIQMLLTAEQEAQHIVSSARNLKIKRLKQAQEDAEREVGLYRSHLEAEFQKKIAETSGSSGFNAKRLEVDTEVKIQNLKESAARISCDVIGMLIKHVTTVNLMHT comes from the exons atGGATTCCTTTAGAGGACAAGGAGTCATTCAGATGCTGTTAACTGCGGAACAGGAGGCCCAACACATCGTTTCAAGTGCTAGAAACT TAAAGATAAAAAGGTTGAAGCAAGCGCAAGAAGACGCAGAGAGGGAAGTGGGACTCTATCGCTCTCATCTGGAAGCTGAGTTCCAAAAGAAAATCGCTGAG aCTAGTGGGAGCTCTGGGTTTAATGCAAAACGGCTTGAAGTGGATACTGAAGTGAAGATTCAAAACTTGAAGGAATCAGCAGCTAGAATCTCATGTGATGTGATTGGCATGCTCATCAAGCATGTTACAACAGTGAATCTCATGCACACATGA
- the LOC122316438 gene encoding uncharacterized mitochondrial protein AtMg00810-like, whose translation MTPPPRYCPKGETRVCRLRKSLYGLKQASHNWFFKLTTVLLDAGFIQSQADHSLFTLVTTMSITIVLVYVDDILVAGNDLSKIEDFKRVLSTNFKTKDLGPLKYFFGLEVARSSKDIFLNQRKYALDILKDIGQLGARNAPFPMEQNLKLNNQDGTLLYDPSSYQRLVGRLIYLTITRPDIVFAVNILSQFMHAPRIPHMQAATRVLRYIKGSPGQDIFFPSSNTLHVTAYTDSDWASCPTTRRSTTGFFIQLGTSPISWCTKKQTTVARSSTEAEYRAMVVTTCELTWLKQLLTDFGISHPEPFSLHCDNQSALHIAHNLMFHECTKHIEIDCHIIRDKIRSGLLTAVHTSSHEQIADIFTKVLGRELFHHFLCKFGITDLHVPT comes from the coding sequence ATGACACCACCTCCCAGATATTGTCCTAAAGGGGAGACCCGTGTTTGCCGTCTACGCAAATCCCTCTACGGTCTCAAACAGGCATCCCACAACTGGTTTTTTAAACTAACCACTGTGCTTCTTGATGCAGGTTTTATTCAATCTCAAGCAGATCACTCTTTATTTACCTTGGTCACCACCATGAGTATCACCATTGTActtgtctatgttgatgatattctggTTGCTGGCAATGATCTCTCCAAAATAGAAGACTTCAAACGTGTCCTCTCCACCAATTTCAAAACCAAGGATCTCGGCcccctcaaatatttttttggtcTCGAAGTTGCTCGTTCATCAAAAGACATCTTCCTTAATCAACGAAAATATGCTCTTGATATTTTGAAAGACATTGGCCAACTCGGCGCCCGGAACGCTCCCTTTCCCATGGAACAAAACTTGAAACTCAACAATCAAGATGGCACCCTTCTTTATGATCCAAGCTCCTATCAACGACTTGTGGGCCGCCTCATCTATCTCACTATCACTCGTCCTGATATTGTCTTCGCCGTGAACATCCTCAGTCAGTTTATGCATGCTCCCCGCATTCCTCACATGCAAGCCGCCACCCGTGTTCTCCGCTACATCAAAGGCAGCCCAGGTCAAGACATTTTCTTTCCATCCTCCAATACCTTACATGTTACTGCCTACACTGATTCTGATTGGGCCAGCTGCCCCACTACCCGCCGCTCCACCACCGGTTTCTTCATTCAGCTCGGCACGAGTCCTATTTCCTGGTGTACCAAAAAACAAACGACTGTCGCCCGCTCTTCCACTGAAGCTGAATATCGAGCTATGGTCGTTACCACATGTGAGCTAACATGGTTGAAACAACTCCTCACTGACTTTGGTATCTCTCATCCTGAACCTTTCAGCTTGCATTGTGATAATCAATCTGCTCTGCATATTGCCCATAATCTCATGTTTCATGAATGCACCAAacatattgagattgattgcCACATTATTCGAGATAAGATCCGGTCTGGTCTACTCACTGCAGTCCATACGTCATCACATGAGCAAATTGCAGACATCTTCACCAAAGTTTTAGGCCGCGAACTCTTCCATCATTTTCTATGCAAGTTCGGCATTACGGACCTTCATGTgccaacttga
- the LOC122315481 gene encoding autophagy-related protein 3-like isoform X2, translating to METLEISQKNPIQSIPSYFGGEEEEDISDMVEYDEPDNLIETDPATLQSTYLVAQELDEDNILRTRTYDMSIMYDKYYQTPRVWLTGYDESKMLLQPELVLEDVSQDHAHKTVTIEDHSHLPGNLFIHIDMEP from the exons ATGGAGACCCTAGAAATCAGTCAGAAAAATCCTATTCAATCAATTCCCTCATACTTTGGGGGtgaggaggaagaagatatTTCAGACATGGTTGAGTATGATGAACCTGATAACCTTATTGAAACGGATCCT GCGACACTTCAGTCTACATATCTTGTGGCTCAGGAACTTGATGAGGATAATATTCTTCGAACCCGCACTTATGACATGAGCATCAT GTATGATAAATATTATCAAACGCCTAGAGTATGGCTTACTGGATATGACGAG TCAAAGATGCTTTTGCAGCCTGAACTTGTACTTGAAGATGTTAGTCAAGACCATGCACACAAAACG GTAACCATTGAAGATCATTCTCACTTGCCTGGGAATCTGTTCATCCATATCGACATGGAGCcttga
- the LOC122315481 gene encoding autophagy-related protein 3-like isoform X1, whose translation METLEISQKNPIQSIPSYFGGEEEEDISDMVEYDEPDNLIETDPATLQSTYLVAQELDEDNILRTRTYDMSIMYDKYYQTPRVWLTGYDESKMLLQPELVLEDVSQDHAHKTGRSCGCCRDKSIEKSQYYSYASEK comes from the exons ATGGAGACCCTAGAAATCAGTCAGAAAAATCCTATTCAATCAATTCCCTCATACTTTGGGGGtgaggaggaagaagatatTTCAGACATGGTTGAGTATGATGAACCTGATAACCTTATTGAAACGGATCCT GCGACACTTCAGTCTACATATCTTGTGGCTCAGGAACTTGATGAGGATAATATTCTTCGAACCCGCACTTATGACATGAGCATCAT GTATGATAAATATTATCAAACGCCTAGAGTATGGCTTACTGGATATGACGAG TCAAAGATGCTTTTGCAGCCTGAACTTGTACTTGAAGATGTTAGTCAAGACCATGCACACAAAACG GGTCGTAGTTGCGGATGCTGTCGGGATAAGTCGATTGAGAAGTCTCAATATTATTCTTATGCTTCTGAAAA GTAA